tttttaagagcagtttTAGGCCCTCGGAGAAACTGAACTTTATGTATCCGCCAAGTGCACACCATTAGCATCCCACATCAGAGCGGTACATTTAATTGATGAACCTACATTGACACATCACATTCACCCTAAGTCATACTTTATTAAGGTTCACTTTTGGTTTTGCAGAGTATGAACTCTTTGTATTTTGACAAACATATAACAGCATGTATCCATCATTATAGTATCATGTAGAATAGTTTCTCTGCCCCAGAAATCATCTACACTGAATCTATCCATTCCACCCTCCTCATAACCCCTGGTCTCTTTACTGTCTGTAGTTTTGCCTTATTTctcatatagttggaatcattATGTAGTTCTTTCAGTGTGGCCTTTTAAACCTTGTAATATGTATTTACGGTTCCTTCTTTTCATGACTTAATTATTTATccctttttaaagctgaatatttttcattatctAAATACACCACAGTTTATTCATTCACCAACTGAAGGATGTCTTGGTTGCTCTTAAGTTTTggaaatttgaataaagaaatctGCATGTAGATGGAGGACACAAGTTTTCATCTCCTTTGGTAAATACCAAGAAGAGCAATTGCTAGATCATGTAGTAAGAGTATGTTTAATTATGTGAGAAACTGATGAACTAtcttccaaagtgactgtaccattttTGCCTTCTTACCAGCAATGAATGTGAGCTCTGTTGTTCCACATCATCACTAGCATTTGGTGTGTTGGATTTTCTTCATTCTAACAGGTTGTAGTAGTGTATCACTCTGTTTTAATTCGAAATTCCCTAGTGGCATatgatgttgaatgttttttttcttgtttactttTCATGTCTTCCTCAGATCTTTTGCCCAATTTAAATTAGGTTGTTCATATTCTTGTTGGGTTATTCTGTATAACagttctttatcaaatataattttacaatGTTTTCTCTGTCTGTGGCTTGTCTTCATATTTTCTTGACAATGtattatgaagagcagaggtcaTATTCTAGCAAAGTCAAACTTATTATATAACCCAAGGTTATATATAGGTTTCCCCCTATGTTGTTTTCTAGGAGTGTTACagtttacattttgtattttggtCTAGGaaacattttgagttaatttttgtgaaggctataatatcttaatattttattttttaatgtgatgctcaGTTCTCACATTATTTGATCAGAAGACTATGCTTTCTTCAATGTATGGCCTTGGATCTGTTGACCATATCTGAATGGTCTGGATCCTGTTTAACGTGATCACATCTGCtttttaattggaatttttaGTCTATTCTCCTTTCAAACAGTATATTTTTTGTGGAAGTTAGTCACCTTGTTTTTTAATTGCTCCATTTTCTTCTAATGTTCCCCcctttcctgtcttcttctgGGTTAAACATACTCATTCTCCACTGCTTTAAGGTCATACTTGCATTATCTTTTTAGTGCGTTATCTTTTTTGCTCGGTTCAGTTTTAAAATCCACACCCCCAGTTTTCAGATtgtctatatatgtgtgtatacacatttaTATGTCACTAATCTCTTGCAACATCCAATAGCCCATACAATGAATTTTTCACTTCAGATATTGTATATTTTAGGTTTTGagtttctactttctttccttcatgtccttgaatacttatatatttaagtttctaGTAAGTTCTATGAAGctctattaattataaaattctggGCCATTTGGGGGGTCTGTTTCtaacagctttttttttattgtgggttACATTTTCCTGCTTTTTTGCATTTAATTATTTACATCGCAAATAATACTTTGTCAGAGTCTGGATTATGTCatctttctataaatatttttattctttgttagaGTGAGACTATTTCTGTTGAATTTACTCTGACATGGCCTATGGTTAGCTATTTTTGCAAATGAAGTTTTATCGCATACCCATTTATATATTTCTGTGGCTGCTTTTGTGCAGTAGTAGAGATGAGTCCTTGTGATATACATTGTCTTGATCTGTtcatgctgctataacaaaataccatagactgggtggttAGAAACAACAAActttttttctcatagttctggagactgggaagtatACTCAGATTTTGTCTGTTGAAGGCTGGcttcctggttcacagatggTGCCTTTTTTCTTCACAGTGAAGGCAAGGAAGCTCCtggggcctcttttataagggcactgatGCCCTAATATTAATTCCCAGAGACACCACTTCCAAATACCATCACTTTGAGGATTAGGTTTCAGCATATAAATGGGGGAGGATATTCAGATGATAGCAATATAGCTCACAAGCCCGTCATATACTATCTATCTCTTTACAAAAACCTTTGCCAACCCCTGTTCCTAGGGTATACCCCTGATTCCTAAGGCATCACATTTCCTGGGCAGTAATTAAAGCCTCAAATGTTCCATGGGGTCTCTGCACTTTGGGTGCTCTGCAACTCCAAGGATTCCCAGTACTGTAGAACTTCTGGTATCAATGTTCAACTCTGAAGACCCAGAGCAGGCAATCTCTTAATAGGCCCTGCAGATCATTATCCTGCATATGCACATCCCAGCCCTTATCCTTGATGAGTCCTTTAGCAAATTTCTGCCTTTCCTAGGGTTCTTATAAACTCTGTCTTATAAATTTGATGCTTCAGTAACCcaaacctctgcttcctcagCTCAGTAGAATTAACACTGTCTGTCTTTGGGCTCAACTTCTCTGTGATAATTCTAAGGAAGATACTCCCAAGTAAAACCCTAGGATATTCAATTATGGGATTAAATGTCTTGTGTCCTCCTTCCTCAAAGAATCACAGTACTGAGCGGCTTTTCCTTCATTGTCTGAAAATACCTGCTCACGTATTTTGTCCAGGTGAGAGGGCAAATCTGGTACTAGTTACTGTGTATTGGTAAGAAAAAGCTGCTTATACAAAACCAAAGATCCTAGAATATACAGGATAATCTGATGATTCTACGCACAGCCTTTTATTTATGACACCCATTGAGTTTTCTAAGTAATCTTTTTCATGTTAACCATGTCTGGGTCCCTGAACTGTTCCTCAAAGTACAAAATAGATACATGCTGGAGATGAAGAACCAAGACAGTTCTCTTCAAGCAGTTCAGTCCAGTAAACAAAGCAGATATCACACATGTTCTTTCTTCCCCATTGAAATACATCTCTGAAATTGAGCAGGAAGAAGGGTATAATATAGAACTAAAGGTAATTAAAATCAGAAGGACCCTTTACCAGTATATCATCCTTATCAGGAACAGATATAATGAGAAAATTGGGTAGAATTCATAGAAAGCCAAAAAAGTATATAGCAATAAACATGGTAAAGGTTATTTTTTATACACTTAGTTAGAAAAGCAAATTAGGCATATGCTAGCTTTTGCCTTTTAGGGATCACTGGTATCAGAAACACTCAACTGAACTGTCTTTGagtcctaaaattaaaaagaactgggaacaGTTAACCTCATCCATAGAGACTTTCTTGTGCTCTCACGTGTCTGGTTCTCTCTGCAGTGAAGCTGTTCAGTGTTGTTTTAGTTTTCATGAAGTTCTAGCTTAAGAGAAGTTATCCAGTGACAGCACCTACTTGGGGAGCACAGAAGCATTGTTGCCTACTTACTGTCCAAACATCAGGTAAGGGTAGGATACTTAGGAGAAACCTTTAcacctattttaaataaatataagctTTACATATAATCTCATAGAgacatttaattcatttttttaaaaaattggctttGCTGTGTCTAACCTGTGTTGTTTGATTGGCCCTAGTATAAGGACCACTGAGTTGTGAATATCTGACCAGGGAACAAAGCCTGACTAATAGTGGTCCAAGATATGGAGTTGTAAGTTCACAACAAAATCAGACTCTGATATGTTTATTTCCCTTGACaaagaaagatcagaggttggcACACACTTTCTGTAAAGGGCtaggtaataaatattttaggctttgcaggccaCACTCTGTCACAAGTATTCAATCCTGCCATCGTAGCATGAAATCAAGCAGcaataatacataaaacaaatgagCAGGGCTGCATTCTGATAATAGGTGTCTAGAATTTGATCCAGGAGCTATATTGCTCTTATAAAACCAAAAGTATTTAaactcatttataaaattttcaaaagcttGAAAAAACGTTTTCCTGTTTTATAAATTGccatttttgttgatttcttttcccTTCAGTTGATAAGATAAAGCTATTTGTTGTtatttcacatttcctccaaGGGACCAAATTGgtgaaaagaatttttacaggGTACCAATACATCAATGAATCTTACATTATTTTGCATTctatgaattaaaaatgaaaactcccttctcttggggctggggctcagtggtagagcacttgcctagcatgtgtgaggcactgggttcaatcctcagcactactataaataaataaattaaaatccatcaacaactgaaaactCCCTTCTCTTGACAGATAAACACTACGAGTGAAGAGTGGTGAAAGGGAGCACCAAGTGGCCTGGCGAGAGAAAGCACTAGTCCACATCTTGTGGTGGAGAGACCTTCACTGTCTTCCCAAAATGCTTCTGAAGTAGTCTTGCTGATGCTCTCCTTCACTCAGTCATAACACCTCTACAACATGGGCTGCATGAAATCAAAGCAAACTTTTCCATTTCCTACCACATTTGCACCAGAGAAGCAAGATGAGAATGAAGAAACCTTTATGCCAGAACAGGAATTTCTACCTAGGATGCCTTCTCCAGTTCATGTCAATGAGGAAGTGAAGAAACCCCCAGTGCCCAACATTGTG
This window of the Ictidomys tridecemlineatus isolate mIctTri1 chromosome 7, mIctTri1.hap1, whole genome shotgun sequence genome carries:
- the Akap19 gene encoding small membrane A-kinase anchor protein, with the translated sequence MGCMKSKQTFPFPTTFAPEKQDENEETFMPEQEFLPRMPSPVHVNEEVKKPPVPNIVVLEYAHRLSQEILHDALQQWARNNIKYYDIPYIESDSEGLDAVG